A DNA window from Rossellomorea marisflavi contains the following coding sequences:
- a CDS encoding menaquinol-cytochrome c reductase cytochrome b/c subunit, translating to MHRGKGMKFVGDSRVPAERKPNIPKDYSEFPGKTEAFWPNFLLKEWLVGAVFLIGYLCLTVAHPSPLERIADPTDTGYIPLPDWYFLFLYQLLKYTYASGPYNVIGAFIIPGIAFGALLLAPFIDRGPERRPTKRPFATGFMILALAATYFLTWESVATHDWAAAKEQGKIQAEADIDKESEGYKIYSDQKNGCINCHGDNLQGGAGPSLVGTGLSQEEVADIAVNGKPPGMPADLFQGSDEELDKLAEFISGLEGE from the coding sequence ATGCATCGTGGTAAAGGGATGAAGTTTGTGGGGGACTCGCGTGTTCCTGCTGAACGAAAACCGAATATTCCAAAAGACTATTCGGAGTTCCCAGGCAAAACAGAAGCCTTCTGGCCGAACTTCCTGCTGAAGGAATGGCTGGTGGGAGCTGTTTTCCTAATCGGTTATCTTTGCTTGACAGTGGCTCATCCATCTCCGTTGGAACGGATTGCCGACCCGACGGATACGGGATATATACCGCTGCCTGACTGGTATTTCTTATTTCTCTATCAATTATTGAAGTATACGTACGCATCTGGTCCTTATAATGTGATCGGTGCCTTCATCATTCCTGGAATCGCTTTCGGTGCGCTTCTCCTGGCTCCGTTCATCGACAGGGGACCTGAACGACGCCCGACAAAGCGTCCATTTGCAACGGGTTTCATGATTCTTGCACTGGCTGCAACCTACTTCCTTACATGGGAGTCCGTCGCGACACATGACTGGGCTGCAGCGAAGGAACAGGGGAAGATCCAGGCAGAAGCGGATATCGATAAAGAATCCGAAGGATATAAAATTTATTCGGATCAAAAGAACGGTTGTATCAACTGCCATGGTGACAATCTCCAAGGTGGAGCCGGTCCATCCCTGGTGGGCACAGGCCTCTCACAGGAAGAAGTTGCCGATATTGCGGTGAATGGTAAGCCGCCGGGAATGCCTGCTGATCTGTTCCAGGGTTCCGATGAAGAACTGGATAAATTGGCAGAATTCATTTCTGGTTTAGAAGGGGAATAA
- the qcrB gene encoding menaquinol-cytochrome c reductase cytochrome b subunit, protein MLNKIYDWVDERLDITPLWRDIADHEVPEHVNPAHHFSAFVYCFGGLTFFVTVIQILSGMFLTMYYVPDIKNAWESVYYLQNEVAFGQIVRGMHHWGASLVIVMMFLHTLRVFFQGAYKKPRELNWVVGVLIFFVMLGLGFTGYLLPWDMKALFATKVGLEIAGATPFIGDQVKSLLAGDPHIVGAQTLTRFFAIHVFFLPAALLGLMGAHFLMIRKQGISGPL, encoded by the coding sequence GTGCTTAACAAGATCTATGATTGGGTGGACGAGCGTCTTGACATTACGCCGTTATGGCGTGATATTGCGGATCACGAAGTGCCTGAACACGTAAACCCTGCGCATCACTTTTCTGCGTTCGTTTACTGCTTTGGCGGTTTGACGTTTTTCGTTACCGTTATTCAAATCCTGTCCGGGATGTTCTTGACGATGTACTATGTTCCGGATATCAAAAATGCATGGGAATCGGTTTATTATCTGCAGAATGAAGTGGCATTCGGACAGATCGTACGTGGGATGCACCATTGGGGTGCGAGTCTCGTCATCGTCATGATGTTTCTACATACCCTGCGCGTATTCTTCCAGGGAGCCTATAAAAAACCTCGTGAATTGAACTGGGTCGTTGGAGTATTGATCTTCTTCGTCATGCTGGGTCTCGGTTTCACGGGTTACTTATTGCCTTGGGATATGAAAGCGCTATTTGCGACGAAGGTCGGCCTTGAGATTGCGGGAGCAACCCCGTTCATAGGTGATCAGGTTAAATCCCTCCTCGCAGGTGACCCCCATATCGTTGGGGCGCAGACGCTTACACGATTCTTCGCGATCCACGTATTCTTCCTGCCGGCTGCTCTACTCGGACTGATGGGAGCTCACTTCCTCATGATCCGTAAGCAGGGTATATCTGGGCCGTTGTAA
- a CDS encoding ubiquinol-cytochrome c reductase iron-sulfur subunit — protein sequence MSKQRVSRRQFLNYTLTGVGGFMAAGMLMPMVRFAVDPVLKAEASGDFKATKQKVSELSNEPVRVDFSYEQKDAWYTSDVTQTAWVYKNKEGKIIALSPICKHLGCTVNWNGSKEDKEMFYCPCHGGLYHKNGENVPGTPPTAPLDSYPTKEKDGILYLGQPEPNKFVKK from the coding sequence ATGAGCAAACAGCGTGTTTCCAGACGTCAATTCCTTAACTATACACTCACGGGTGTAGGCGGTTTCATGGCAGCCGGGATGCTGATGCCGATGGTCCGTTTTGCTGTTGATCCAGTTTTGAAAGCGGAAGCATCGGGGGATTTTAAAGCGACAAAACAAAAAGTGTCCGAACTTTCCAATGAGCCTGTGCGTGTCGACTTCTCTTATGAGCAGAAAGATGCCTGGTATACATCGGATGTGACACAGACAGCCTGGGTATACAAGAACAAGGAAGGCAAAATCATTGCCCTTTCGCCGATCTGTAAGCATTTGGGCTGTACCGTGAACTGGAACGGCAGTAAGGAAGACAAAGAAATGTTCTATTGTCCATGTCACGGCGGACTTTACCACAAGAATGGTGAAAACGTTCCCGGGACACCGCCTACAGCTCCGTTGGATTCCTATCCGACAAAAGAGAAAGACGGTATTCTGTATCTTGGACAACCTGAACCAAATAAATTCGTTAAGAAGTAG
- a CDS encoding YpiF family protein translates to MNWNTHDIDVFEQQKEYIDTAVIPLIPADFGTGIRTSAAQMEFITLLCFHLERQFKGRMIITPPYTYSLNAGYPDEQDRLAHWGDGLKESGVKHCFFLTSDSGWKGVEDLMGDGLVWVPSIPLEHLDEQYKHSIMEDQVKQLLNVIVQKWQKNS, encoded by the coding sequence ATGAATTGGAATACACATGATATAGACGTGTTTGAACAACAGAAGGAATACATAGACACTGCCGTCATACCGCTGATCCCGGCCGATTTCGGAACCGGTATCCGTACGTCTGCGGCACAGATGGAATTCATCACCCTGCTGTGCTTCCACCTCGAAAGGCAGTTCAAGGGCCGGATGATCATCACTCCGCCATACACTTACTCCCTGAATGCAGGATATCCCGATGAGCAGGACCGTCTGGCCCATTGGGGGGATGGCTTGAAGGAGAGCGGTGTGAAGCATTGCTTCTTCCTGACGTCGGACAGCGGCTGGAAAGGGGTCGAGGACCTGATGGGGGACGGGCTGGTCTGGGTGCCTTCGATCCCGCTAGAGCATCTCGACGAGCAATACAAGCATTCAATCATGGAAGATCAGGTGAAACAGCTCCTGAATGTGATTGTTCAGAAGTGGCAGAAAAATTCATAA
- a CDS encoding ReoY family proteolytic degradation factor, which translates to MATPVSVNEKKDFIRWFLNRYQLKRRECVWILNYLMSHDQLMKKVHFVEESQYCPRGLVMSTHCVEEVPFRFYKENIMTTDAEKSFHDIRLNKEEDIYIQLNFSKANASYQFAAVLEENPFMPKYLLINEKDKAVAEQFLTESLHSFHKDRLLEAIDRALDEGDKEAFLELTSKLQTLEG; encoded by the coding sequence ATGGCCACCCCTGTTTCTGTCAACGAGAAGAAAGATTTTATCCGCTGGTTTTTGAATCGATATCAACTGAAGCGCAGAGAATGCGTGTGGATCCTGAATTATCTGATGAGTCATGACCAATTGATGAAGAAGGTTCATTTTGTCGAAGAATCCCAGTATTGCCCGAGAGGACTCGTCATGTCCACCCACTGCGTGGAAGAAGTTCCGTTCAGGTTCTATAAAGAGAATATCATGACGACCGACGCGGAAAAGTCATTCCACGATATCCGTTTAAACAAAGAAGAAGACATTTATATCCAGCTTAATTTCAGCAAAGCGAATGCAAGCTACCAGTTCGCGGCCGTCCTGGAAGAGAATCCGTTCATGCCGAAATACCTTCTGATCAATGAGAAGGATAAGGCCGTTGCAGAGCAGTTCCTGACTGAAAGCCTGCACTCCTTCCATAAGGACCGTCTCTTGGAGGCGATCGACCGTGCCCTTGATGAGGGGGACAAGGAGGCATTCCTTGAATTGACTTCGAAACTTCAAACGCTGGAAGGATGA
- a CDS encoding tetratricopeptide repeat protein: MDADAEELLRNALALDPGYLEAALVLNKLFFAYDKYEDVLEIAAIVKGEGEEEPQLSWDLAKAYEGLEQYKDALNHYRLAYTDFKNHQEFLLEYGEFLVEEGLRTEAVEVYKQLIVMDPSNDEWQDLIERLQD, translated from the coding sequence TTGGACGCTGATGCAGAAGAACTCCTGAGGAATGCCCTTGCCCTGGATCCGGGATATCTGGAAGCGGCCCTTGTACTGAATAAGTTATTCTTTGCCTATGACAAATACGAAGACGTGCTTGAAATCGCAGCGATTGTCAAAGGGGAAGGGGAAGAAGAACCGCAGCTTTCCTGGGACCTTGCCAAAGCGTATGAGGGGCTTGAACAATATAAGGATGCATTAAACCATTATCGCCTTGCATATACTGACTTTAAGAATCATCAGGAATTCCTTCTCGAGTATGGAGAGTTTCTTGTAGAGGAAGGACTTCGGACAGAAGCGGTAGAAGTATATAAACAGCTGATCGTCATGGACCCGTCCAACGATGAGTGGCAGGATCTGATTGAAAGATTGCAAGACTGA
- a CDS encoding tetratricopeptide repeat protein: MTTGEKMIASLEEGKLEEAMKHLEETMKFGSHEEKFSLAEELHHLGFLEEAKSLYENLLEYYPGEGELLIEIAEILVEMDKEEEAVERLSELDNDDPVYPRGLLLLADLYQMQGLFEVSEQKLKRAKELLPKEPVIDFGLAELYSETGRFLEAIRYYTALVEAGHVEFSGVHIHQRLAEAYSVGGAFEEALKHYEMALEEHLEINTLFGYAFTAYQAGFYETAIEKLESVKELDPEYHSVYLLLARAYEHEERLEESLEAVREGQKQDEFNKELSFFGAESP; the protein is encoded by the coding sequence ATGACCACTGGAGAAAAAATGATCGCTTCCCTGGAAGAAGGCAAACTGGAAGAAGCAATGAAGCATCTTGAAGAAACAATGAAGTTCGGCTCACATGAAGAAAAGTTCTCACTCGCAGAGGAACTTCATCACCTTGGTTTCCTCGAAGAAGCCAAATCACTCTATGAGAATCTGCTGGAGTACTATCCTGGTGAAGGCGAGCTCCTGATTGAAATCGCAGAAATCCTTGTGGAGATGGATAAAGAAGAAGAGGCCGTGGAACGGCTGTCGGAACTTGATAACGATGATCCCGTGTATCCAAGGGGACTTCTCCTCCTGGCTGATCTTTATCAGATGCAGGGATTGTTCGAAGTCAGTGAGCAGAAGCTCAAACGTGCCAAAGAGCTTCTCCCGAAAGAGCCTGTCATCGACTTTGGGCTTGCAGAGCTTTATTCGGAGACCGGCAGATTCCTTGAAGCCATTCGCTACTATACGGCCCTTGTCGAAGCGGGGCATGTGGAGTTCAGCGGTGTCCATATCCACCAGAGGCTTGCGGAGGCATATAGCGTTGGAGGGGCTTTCGAGGAAGCACTGAAGCATTACGAAATGGCCCTTGAGGAACACCTGGAGATCAACACCCTATTCGGCTATGCGTTCACCGCGTACCAAGCCGGCTTTTATGAAACGGCCATCGAGAAATTGGAGTCCGTCAAAGAACTGGACCCTGAGTATCACTCCGTTTACCTTCTATTGGCCAGGGCCTACGAGCATGAAGAGCGCCTAGAGGAAAGTCTGGAAGCGGTAAGGGAAGGCCAAAAACAAGATGAGTTCAATAAGGAGCTCAGCTTCTTCGGGGCAGAGTCGCCCTGA
- a CDS encoding prephenate dehydrogenase, with product MKGNVVVIGLGLIGGSLALCIKNQHPEARVAGFDVQEKEMKLGLSLGIIDQAVDSLKDAVESADLIIISTPVFQTEKLLESFRDFNLKPTVIITDTGSTKAQIMKRAESILPEEWCFIGGHPMAGSHKSGVTAAKDFLFENAFYMLTPGKGHSEERIDELKQWLSGTQAKFIVIDPKEHDAVTGTISHFPHIVAASLVQQAKRHAEDHPYVRRLAAGGFRDITRIASSSPVMWKDITMQNREVLLAQLAQWNEEMNAVIEMIEENDPEVIASYFEEAKSFRDELPMLSKGAIPSFYDLFVDVPDYPGVISEVTGYLAEEEISLTNIRIMETREDIYGVLVISFQTSQDRDKAMKCLTNKTGYELFLG from the coding sequence ATGAAGGGTAATGTAGTAGTGATAGGGCTGGGGCTCATCGGAGGGTCCCTTGCCCTGTGTATTAAGAATCAACATCCCGAAGCAAGGGTTGCAGGGTTTGACGTGCAGGAGAAGGAAATGAAGCTTGGACTCAGTCTCGGGATCATCGATCAAGCCGTCGATTCGTTGAAGGATGCTGTTGAATCAGCGGATCTGATCATCATATCGACCCCTGTCTTCCAGACGGAGAAACTACTTGAATCATTCAGGGACTTCAACTTGAAGCCGACTGTCATCATTACCGATACAGGTAGTACAAAAGCACAAATCATGAAGAGGGCAGAGAGTATTCTACCGGAAGAATGGTGTTTCATAGGAGGACATCCCATGGCGGGCTCCCACAAGAGTGGCGTCACGGCAGCCAAGGATTTTCTATTTGAGAATGCCTTTTACATGCTCACTCCCGGGAAAGGGCATTCCGAAGAGAGGATCGATGAACTGAAGCAGTGGCTCAGCGGGACTCAGGCGAAGTTTATCGTGATCGATCCGAAGGAACATGACGCTGTAACGGGAACGATCAGTCATTTCCCTCACATCGTCGCGGCCTCCCTCGTACAGCAGGCGAAGCGTCATGCAGAGGACCATCCCTATGTGAGGAGGCTCGCTGCCGGTGGATTCCGCGATATCACCAGGATTGCTTCATCGAGCCCCGTCATGTGGAAGGACATCACCATGCAGAACAGGGAAGTCCTTCTTGCCCAGCTTGCTCAGTGGAATGAAGAGATGAATGCAGTCATCGAGATGATTGAAGAAAATGACCCCGAAGTGATCGCATCCTACTTCGAGGAAGCAAAATCATTCAGGGACGAGCTACCGATGCTTTCGAAAGGCGCCATCCCTTCCTTTTATGATCTCTTTGTAGATGTCCCCGATTATCCTGGTGTGATCTCGGAGGTCACGGGTTATCTTGCCGAAGAGGAGATCAGTTTGACCAATATCCGGATCATGGAGACACGGGAAGACATATACGGAGTTCTGGTCATCAGCTTCCAAACGTCCCAGGACAGGGACAAGGCGATGAAATGCCTGACAAATAAAACAGGTTATGAACTATTTCTAGGATGA
- the hisC gene encoding histidinol-phosphate transaminase, with amino-acid sequence MKWKTQIHNLKSYQPGKTMDDVKAQFNLDKVVKLASNENPFGCSPAVKEYLAEHALSHAIYPDGSAKELREGTARFLGVEPDQLLFGNGSDEVIEIIARALLSSETNTIMAVPTFPQYKHNALVEGAEIREIPLKENGAHDLDAMLSAIDGDTSVVWLCSPNNPTGEYIRKSELVAFLDAVPEHVLVVLDEAYYEYVVADDYYQSIDLLPNYPQLLITRTFSKAYGLAGFRVGYGVASAEVISKLEPIREPFNNNALGQGAALSALTDQAFIEKCKEENRRGLQQYYDFCEENGLKYFPSQANFILINFGVSGDEVFQFLMSKGYIVRSGEALGIPNTVRVTIGSSEQNEEVITRMKEFLGARLTQ; translated from the coding sequence ATGAAGTGGAAAACTCAAATTCATAATCTGAAATCATATCAACCTGGAAAAACGATGGACGACGTGAAAGCCCAATTCAATTTGGATAAAGTCGTCAAGCTAGCCTCAAATGAAAATCCATTCGGTTGCTCTCCGGCAGTGAAGGAATATCTTGCAGAGCATGCATTATCACATGCAATCTACCCCGATGGATCTGCCAAAGAACTTCGTGAGGGAACCGCCCGTTTCCTTGGAGTCGAACCGGATCAGCTTTTATTCGGCAACGGTTCGGATGAGGTGATTGAAATTATTGCCAGGGCTTTGCTGAGCAGTGAAACGAACACGATCATGGCCGTGCCGACTTTCCCGCAATACAAGCATAATGCACTGGTTGAAGGTGCCGAAATCCGCGAGATTCCGTTGAAGGAAAATGGCGCTCACGACCTGGACGCGATGCTTTCCGCCATTGATGGTGATACATCCGTCGTATGGTTGTGTTCACCGAATAATCCAACAGGAGAGTATATCCGGAAAAGTGAGCTTGTGGCCTTCCTCGATGCGGTTCCTGAGCACGTGCTGGTAGTGCTGGATGAAGCGTACTATGAATATGTGGTGGCCGATGATTACTACCAATCAATCGATCTCCTTCCGAACTATCCTCAGCTGTTGATCACAAGGACGTTCTCCAAGGCGTATGGCTTGGCAGGATTCCGTGTCGGCTACGGTGTGGCGAGTGCAGAGGTCATCAGTAAGCTTGAACCGATCAGGGAACCGTTCAATAATAATGCTTTGGGTCAGGGTGCAGCTCTCTCGGCACTTACGGATCAGGCCTTCATCGAGAAATGCAAGGAAGAAAACCGCAGGGGTCTTCAACAATATTATGATTTCTGTGAAGAAAATGGGCTGAAGTATTTTCCATCCCAGGCAAACTTCATCCTGATCAATTTCGGCGTGAGCGGGGACGAAGTCTTCCAGTTCCTCATGAGTAAGGGCTATATCGTCCGTTCTGGTGAGGCTCTTGGCATTCCGAACACGGTCAGGGTGACGATCGGTTCTTCTGAACAAAATGAAGAAGTGATCACAAGAATGAAAGAATTTCTTGGAGCAAGATTGACACAATGA
- the aroH gene encoding chorismate mutase, translating to MIRGIRGATTAASNKEQEVLLATKQLLDEMILHNRIMPEKIASVFISATNDIGSVFPAKALRQLEGWTFVPVMCMQELDVEGGLPLCIRVMVHYNTEEPQEGIKHIYKNEAIRLRPDLGTKGR from the coding sequence ATGATCCGTGGAATCAGAGGAGCAACCACTGCGGCATCTAACAAGGAACAGGAAGTCCTCCTTGCAACCAAGCAATTATTGGACGAAATGATCCTACATAATCGTATCATGCCTGAAAAGATCGCTTCCGTATTCATATCGGCAACCAATGACATCGGAAGTGTCTTTCCTGCAAAAGCACTGCGGCAGCTGGAGGGCTGGACGTTTGTTCCCGTCATGTGCATGCAGGAACTGGATGTGGAAGGCGGGCTGCCCCTGTGCATACGTGTGATGGTCCATTATAACACCGAGGAGCCGCAGGAAGGGATCAAGCATATCTATAAGAACGAAGCCATCCGTTTACGGCCGGATCTTGGAACGAAAGGACGTTAA
- the aroB gene encoding 3-dehydroquinate synthase, whose protein sequence is MKKVAIETASKTYDVIIGNHLTDSLSSFLIEKGYRDRKIWIIADEAVYHLHGMVLVEYLKKTFDVTVHLAPSGERAKTFEEFERAMTHGLMNGVDRSSVVIALGGGAIGDMAGFVASTFMRGVPFIGVPTTILAHDSSVGGKVAINHPLGKNMIGQFHQPEAVFFDLDHLKSLPEREVLSGFGEVIKHAFLSGEDFFEDIKNSFRGLGALDDVFLEECLERGIKVKADIVARDERESSVRAYLNFGHTYGHAVESASGYGNRTHGECVVVGMIYALYLSRKMSGMTFDVEGFAHWAASLGYDLTIPEELSFADLYALMTRDKKAKNGEPQFVLLRNIGEPYLTRVSKEDLEEADTFIRTINR, encoded by the coding sequence ATGAAAAAGGTAGCGATCGAGACAGCTTCCAAAACGTATGACGTCATCATCGGGAATCATTTGACGGATTCCCTTTCATCCTTTCTTATAGAAAAGGGATATAGAGATCGGAAAATCTGGATCATTGCAGATGAAGCCGTCTATCATCTTCATGGCATGGTTCTCGTGGAGTACCTTAAGAAGACCTTCGATGTAACAGTCCATCTCGCACCAAGCGGGGAGAGGGCGAAGACCTTCGAGGAGTTCGAAAGGGCCATGACCCATGGACTTATGAATGGAGTCGACCGCAGTTCGGTGGTCATCGCCCTTGGGGGAGGTGCCATCGGGGATATGGCGGGATTCGTCGCCTCAACGTTCATGAGGGGTGTTCCCTTCATCGGGGTCCCGACGACCATCCTTGCTCATGATAGTTCAGTCGGTGGGAAAGTAGCGATCAACCATCCGCTCGGTAAGAATATGATCGGGCAATTTCATCAGCCCGAGGCGGTCTTTTTCGACCTTGATCATCTCAAATCGTTGCCGGAACGGGAAGTACTCTCCGGATTCGGAGAAGTCATCAAACATGCATTCCTATCCGGTGAAGACTTCTTCGAGGACATCAAGAATTCGTTCCGGGGACTTGGGGCCCTGGATGATGTGTTTCTGGAAGAGTGCCTTGAGCGGGGAATAAAAGTAAAGGCTGATATCGTCGCCAGGGATGAGCGGGAATCAAGTGTGCGCGCCTACCTGAACTTTGGTCATACGTACGGTCATGCCGTCGAAAGCGCAAGTGGATACGGGAATCGTACCCACGGGGAATGCGTGGTGGTCGGAATGATTTATGCCCTTTATCTCAGCAGGAAAATGTCAGGGATGACCTTTGACGTCGAAGGATTCGCCCATTGGGCAGCTTCTCTCGGATATGATCTGACCATCCCGGAAGAGCTGTCGTTTGCAGACCTGTATGCCCTTATGACACGGGATAAAAAAGCGAAGAATGGAGAACCTCAATTCGTTCTCCTCCGAAACATCGGAGAACCCTACCTTACCCGGGTATCAAAGGAAGACCTGGAAGAAGCGGACACATTCATCCGCACAATCAATAGATAG
- the aroC gene encoding chorismate synthase: MRYLTSGESHGPQLTTIIEGLPAGMPLLAEDINEDLARRQKGHGRGRRMQIEKDQAQIVGGVRHGQTLGSPVGLVVENKDWTHWTKIMGIEPFEESDEVKRQISRPRPGHADLVGGMKYGHRDLRNVLERSSARETTVRVAAGSVAKKLLKLLGIEVVGHVLEIGGIKSENGTYESIDQLRTVTEESPVRCLDEEAGKKMMDLIDEAKKNGDSIGGVVEVVVEGMPAGVGSYVHYDRKLDAKIARAVMSINAFKGVEFGLGFEMARKPGSEVHDEIIWDEKNGYTRRTNRLGGFEGGMSTGMPISVKGVMKPIPTLYKPLESVDIETKEPFRASIERSDSCAVPAASVVAEAVVAWELASAIVEQFHSDRFDQLLDNVERQRRASREF; encoded by the coding sequence ATGAGATATTTAACATCAGGAGAATCCCATGGTCCGCAATTGACGACCATTATCGAAGGACTTCCAGCAGGGATGCCATTATTGGCTGAAGATATAAATGAAGATCTGGCACGCCGCCAAAAAGGCCACGGCCGCGGCAGGCGGATGCAGATTGAAAAAGACCAGGCTCAGATCGTCGGAGGGGTCCGTCATGGTCAGACATTGGGCTCACCTGTAGGACTGGTAGTGGAAAACAAGGACTGGACCCATTGGACAAAGATCATGGGAATCGAGCCTTTTGAAGAATCGGATGAAGTCAAGCGTCAAATCTCAAGGCCGCGCCCTGGTCACGCCGATCTTGTAGGCGGTATGAAATACGGTCACAGAGACCTGAGGAATGTTCTTGAGCGTTCATCGGCAAGGGAAACGACGGTACGCGTAGCCGCTGGGAGTGTAGCGAAGAAGCTCCTGAAGCTGCTCGGGATCGAAGTCGTCGGCCACGTACTTGAAATCGGCGGCATCAAGTCCGAAAACGGAACGTATGAGTCCATCGATCAACTGCGGACCGTAACGGAGGAATCTCCCGTACGATGCCTCGATGAAGAAGCAGGAAAGAAAATGATGGACCTGATCGATGAAGCGAAGAAAAACGGTGATTCTATCGGGGGCGTCGTGGAAGTCGTCGTCGAAGGCATGCCTGCAGGTGTCGGAAGCTATGTGCATTACGACCGGAAGCTGGATGCGAAAATTGCAAGGGCAGTCATGAGCATCAATGCCTTTAAAGGGGTGGAATTCGGACTTGGCTTCGAGATGGCGAGAAAACCCGGAAGCGAAGTGCATGATGAAATCATCTGGGATGAAAAGAACGGGTATACGAGAAGAACCAATCGCCTGGGTGGATTCGAAGGTGGTATGTCGACAGGGATGCCGATCAGCGTCAAAGGTGTCATGAAGCCGATCCCGACCCTTTATAAGCCCCTGGAAAGTGTTGATATCGAAACGAAAGAACCGTTCAGGGCAAGCATCGAGCGATCAGACAGCTGTGCAGTCCCTGCAGCAAGCGTCGTAGCAGAAGCCGTGGTGGCTTGGGAGCTTGCTTCGGCAATCGTGGAACAATTCCACAGTGACCGCTTCGACCAGCTTCTGGACAATGTGGAAAGACAGCGACGCGCATCAAGGGAGTTTTAA
- a CDS encoding CheR family methyltransferase — MEFIQSVKRKTNIDLSLYKEAQMKRRLTALYEKKGCRGFKEYFNLIQNDREQMEEFLDRMTINVSEFFRNQKRWEVLEESVLPKLMKGTKLKVWSAACSTGEEPYTIAMILLKYLKPEQFTIIGTDLDKNALQRAKAAVYPERSLQEIPEPLKKKYFVKDGTRYMLDRRIVNSVTFKQQNLLADPFDSHVDLIICRNVLIYFTEEAKASLYRKFNEALSPGGFLFVGSTEQIFTPSQYGFQSEETFFYRKSNGTG; from the coding sequence ATGGAGTTCATTCAATCAGTCAAGCGTAAAACCAATATCGACCTCTCTCTCTATAAAGAAGCTCAAATGAAAAGGCGCCTGACGGCTTTGTATGAAAAGAAGGGATGCCGAGGGTTCAAGGAGTATTTCAACCTGATCCAAAACGACAGGGAGCAGATGGAAGAATTCCTGGACCGCATGACCATCAATGTATCGGAGTTCTTCAGGAATCAGAAGCGCTGGGAGGTCCTCGAAGAGTCTGTATTGCCGAAGCTGATGAAAGGAACAAAATTGAAGGTATGGAGCGCAGCCTGTTCGACGGGCGAAGAACCGTATACCATCGCCATGATCCTGTTGAAATATCTGAAGCCCGAACAATTTACCATAATTGGGACAGACCTTGATAAAAATGCTCTTCAACGGGCGAAGGCAGCCGTATATCCGGAGCGCTCTCTTCAGGAGATACCCGAGCCGCTGAAGAAGAAGTACTTTGTGAAAGATGGGACGAGGTATATGCTGGACCGTCGCATTGTCAATTCCGTCACCTTCAAGCAGCAAAATCTACTGGCGGATCCCTTTGACTCACATGTTGATCTCATCATTTGCAGGAATGTTCTCATTTATTTTACTGAGGAGGCGAAAGCGTCACTCTATAGGAAATTCAATGAGGCGTTAAGCCCCGGAGGGTTTTTATTCGTTGGAAGCACGGAACAGATCTTCACTCCTTCACAATATGGATTTCAGTCGGAGGAGACCTTTTTCTACCGAAAGTCCAATGGAACGGGATGA
- the ndk gene encoding nucleoside-diphosphate kinase: MEKTFLMVKPDGVQRGLIGDIVARFEKKGFQLAGAKLMNVSEELAKEHYGEHKERPFFGELVDFITSGPVFAMVWQGENVITTARGMMGATNPKDANLGTIRGDFGLTVGKNIIHGSDSSESAVREIGLFFKEEELLEYSKLMNEWIY, from the coding sequence ATGGAAAAAACGTTTTTAATGGTCAAACCGGACGGAGTGCAACGCGGACTAATCGGTGATATTGTCGCACGTTTCGAAAAAAAGGGGTTTCAGCTTGCAGGAGCCAAGTTGATGAACGTATCAGAAGAGCTTGCAAAGGAGCACTATGGCGAGCATAAAGAAAGACCTTTCTTCGGAGAATTAGTCGATTTCATCACTTCCGGACCGGTTTTTGCCATGGTTTGGCAAGGGGAGAATGTCATCACCACCGCTCGTGGAATGATGGGTGCCACAAACCCTAAAGACGCGAATCTCGGTACGATCCGCGGGGACTTCGGTTTGACGGTCGGTAAAAATATCATTCACGGTTCTGACTCATCTGAAAGCGCTGTCAGGGAAATTGGATTGTTCTTCAAAGAAGAAGAGCTTCTTGAATACTCAAAACTGATGAACGAGTGGATCTACTGA